Proteins encoded in a region of the Paenibacillus sp. E222 genome:
- a CDS encoding CHASE3 domain-containing protein, with the protein MSKKRRFTIRSKILLGYLVVVLLFGAVLLVLSAQIDASQKEIDFISHHDLEVHNLTNAIEKNVLNMETGQRGFMITGEESYLEPYNQALTQWNSNYAELYELVSDNPSQQKTLETINTHIVRWIDVAGSASVALKKQGDQEKVIEFFHSDPGKSEMDLLRSEFENFRNTELRLTESRVKELAARSSTLLTIMYTLWAAVAGLSVAAALVISGNIVKTLREVKHTISDISQGGNLTQRIIVRTHDEVGDLGKETNLLLDTVQEQNRLKDQVASIATLLQNPTSLEGLSRLFLNQVAILLEAPYGVLYAMKENRLIRVAAYAADGEKERSLGKVSVAPGEGLVGQSAIEKRVLQMNDLPQNYIRISSGLGEASAASLIVAPVVFEGKTIAVIELASMKPIEPKETKLLTELIEIFGVSLHSTITRMELQHLYDESQVLNEELQAQSEKLQAQTEEMVSQTEELHMQTEELHILNERLEMQKNAAETSASELAKVADQLRTSSGYKSEFLANMSHELRTPLNSMLILSEILAENKHQHLNSEEQKYASVIHASGKDLLNLINDILDLSKVEAGEMEVDLDDVHLETLPEAMNQYFLKTAEQKGIDFRIQLQSPLPETIVSDEMRLHQILRNLLSNAFKFTNEGEVALTISRVSLANLEDSGAEKEVIAFSVSDTGIGIAENKLLQIFDAFKQADGATARKYGGTGLGLSISQSLANLLGGSISATSREGQGSVFTLFLPLRREEPEVMQNPRLFLNEVAVTDPEINSASAMNSTKIEMLLTPLEESLLNGRQVLVVDDDIRNVYALANALEQYDMKVITAQNGYECLEMLESGEANPDIILMDIMMPELDGYETTRQIRERLNLKQLPIIALTAKAMKEDRDKCIAAGASDYISKPLNIKEVLSRMKLWLSHETLGI; encoded by the coding sequence TTGTCGAAAAAGAGAAGATTTACGATTCGCTCCAAAATTCTATTGGGCTATCTAGTGGTTGTGTTGTTATTTGGTGCCGTTTTGCTAGTATTATCTGCCCAAATTGATGCATCGCAGAAGGAAATTGATTTTATCAGCCACCACGACCTGGAAGTGCATAACCTGACCAATGCCATTGAGAAAAATGTTCTAAATATGGAAACAGGACAGCGGGGATTCATGATTACCGGGGAAGAAAGTTATTTGGAACCTTACAATCAAGCGCTAACCCAGTGGAATTCCAATTATGCCGAACTGTATGAGCTGGTTAGTGATAACCCATCCCAGCAAAAGACTCTGGAAACCATTAATACACATATTGTCCGCTGGATTGATGTTGCCGGATCAGCCTCGGTGGCCTTAAAGAAACAAGGAGATCAGGAGAAAGTCATTGAATTTTTCCATTCCGACCCAGGGAAAAGTGAAATGGATCTGTTAAGATCCGAGTTCGAGAACTTCCGCAATACAGAGTTGCGACTGACGGAAAGCCGGGTGAAAGAGCTCGCAGCACGAAGCTCCACATTGCTTACCATTATGTATACTTTATGGGCTGCCGTTGCCGGACTATCTGTTGCCGCTGCGCTCGTCATTTCGGGCAATATCGTCAAGACCCTGCGTGAAGTCAAACATACCATCAGCGACATATCACAAGGTGGCAATCTCACACAGCGTATTATTGTCCGTACACATGATGAGGTCGGTGATTTAGGTAAGGAGACGAACTTATTGCTGGACACGGTACAGGAACAGAATCGACTTAAGGATCAGGTTGCCAGCATAGCTACACTCCTGCAGAACCCTACAAGTTTGGAGGGACTGTCAAGGTTGTTCCTAAACCAAGTCGCTATCCTGCTAGAAGCCCCTTATGGCGTGTTATATGCGATGAAAGAGAATCGTCTTATTCGTGTAGCTGCGTATGCAGCAGATGGAGAGAAAGAGCGTTCCCTCGGTAAAGTATCCGTTGCACCGGGTGAGGGATTAGTGGGTCAGAGTGCGATTGAGAAGCGAGTTTTGCAGATGAACGACTTGCCTCAAAATTATATTCGCATCTCATCGGGACTTGGTGAAGCGTCAGCTGCATCACTCATAGTAGCGCCGGTGGTATTTGAAGGTAAAACGATAGCTGTTATCGAACTTGCTTCCATGAAGCCAATCGAACCAAAGGAAACAAAGCTGTTAACCGAACTGATCGAAATCTTCGGGGTTTCTCTTCATTCCACCATAACACGCATGGAATTACAGCATTTGTATGATGAATCCCAAGTGTTGAATGAAGAATTGCAGGCTCAATCGGAGAAACTGCAGGCACAGACTGAAGAGATGGTATCTCAGACGGAAGAATTACATATGCAAACAGAAGAGCTGCATATACTGAACGAGCGTCTGGAAATGCAGAAAAATGCGGCAGAGACTTCTGCCAGTGAACTTGCAAAAGTAGCGGATCAGCTGCGGACAAGCTCTGGTTACAAGTCTGAGTTCTTGGCGAATATGTCGCATGAACTTCGTACTCCACTGAACAGTATGCTGATTCTGTCCGAGATTTTGGCTGAAAACAAACATCAGCACTTAAATAGTGAGGAACAGAAATATGCTTCGGTGATCCATGCATCAGGTAAGGACCTCTTAAATCTGATTAACGACATTCTTGACCTTTCCAAAGTGGAAGCCGGGGAGATGGAAGTGGATTTGGATGATGTGCATCTTGAAACCCTGCCTGAAGCAATGAATCAATATTTTTTGAAAACGGCGGAGCAAAAAGGGATTGATTTCCGGATTCAGCTTCAAAGCCCTCTTCCGGAAACAATTGTTTCCGACGAGATGCGGTTACACCAGATTTTGCGGAATTTGCTCTCCAATGCATTCAAGTTTACCAATGAAGGTGAAGTGGCCTTAACCATCTCCAGAGTGAGTCTGGCCAATCTGGAAGACAGCGGGGCAGAGAAGGAGGTTATAGCCTTCTCGGTTAGTGATACCGGGATTGGCATTGCTGAGAACAAACTGCTGCAGATCTTTGATGCGTTCAAGCAGGCAGATGGAGCCACAGCCCGAAAATACGGCGGAACTGGACTGGGACTGTCGATCTCTCAATCCCTTGCCAATCTGTTGGGAGGATCAATCTCAGCAACGAGCCGTGAAGGACAAGGAAGTGTCTTCACTTTATTCCTCCCACTTAGAAGGGAAGAGCCTGAGGTTATGCAGAACCCCAGATTGTTCTTGAACGAGGTTGCCGTGACTGATCCTGAAATTAACAGTGCTTCAGCAATGAATTCAACCAAAATCGAGATGTTACTGACTCCACTGGAAGAATCATTATTGAATGGTCGTCAGGTTCTCGTTGTCGATGATGATATTCGAAATGTATATGCGTTGGCAAATGCCCTTGAGCAGTATGACATGAAGGTGATTACAGCTCAGAATGGCTACGAGTGTCTGGAGATGTTAGAGAGCGGAGAAGCGAATCCGGATATTATCTTGATGGATATCATGATGCCAGAGTTGGATGGGTATGAGACCACTCGCCAGATCCGTGAGAGATTAAATCTCAAGCAGCTCCCTATCATCGCTCTGACTGCCAAAGCCATGAAAGAAGATCGTGATAAATGTATTGCAGCAGGGGCCTCGGATTATATTAGCAAACCGCTGAATATAAAAGAGGTACTGTCTCGGATGAAATTATGGCTGAGTCATGAAACGTTGGGAATTTGA
- the fumC gene encoding class II fumarate hydratase: protein MEYRIERDTLGEMKVPADRLWGAQTQRSKENFPIGREHMPMEVVRALAILKKSAAASNHKLGKLSAAKADAIAYAADEIIAGRIDDHFPLVVWQTGSGTQSNMNVNEVIANLGNQLLEQKGKEERLHPNDDVNMSQSSNDTFPTALHVAGVLAVEDQLLPAIAVLKATFADKSEKFKDIIKIGRTHLQDATPITLGQEISGWEAMLDKSERMIRDSVNYMKELAIGGTAVGTGINAHPDFGDYTAKEIGKHTGKDFVSAPNKFHALTSHDEVVYAHGAVKALAADLMKIANDVRWLASGPRSGLGEIRIPENEPGSSIMPGKVNPTQSEAMTMVVTQVMGNDAAIGFAASQGNFELNVFKPVIIYNFLQSVQLLADSIVAFNDKCAVGIEPNLGQIEHNLNNSLMLVTALNPHIGYENAAKIAKLAHKEGLSLKEATLQTGLLTEEQFDQYVDPAKMIAPKA, encoded by the coding sequence GTGGAATACCGCATTGAGAGAGATACGTTAGGTGAAATGAAAGTACCAGCCGACAGGCTGTGGGGAGCTCAGACGCAGCGCAGCAAGGAGAACTTTCCGATTGGTCGCGAGCATATGCCGATGGAAGTTGTTCGTGCTCTTGCCATTTTGAAAAAAAGCGCTGCTGCCAGTAACCATAAATTAGGTAAATTGTCCGCTGCCAAAGCGGATGCAATCGCTTATGCTGCTGATGAAATTATTGCTGGCCGGATTGATGATCATTTCCCGCTCGTGGTGTGGCAGACGGGTAGCGGAACACAGTCCAACATGAACGTAAACGAAGTTATTGCCAATCTGGGTAACCAGCTGCTTGAACAAAAGGGCAAGGAAGAACGTCTGCATCCGAATGATGATGTGAACATGTCCCAGAGCTCCAATGATACATTCCCAACGGCTCTGCATGTTGCAGGGGTACTTGCTGTTGAAGATCAGCTCTTGCCAGCAATTGCGGTGCTAAAAGCCACCTTTGCAGATAAATCCGAAAAATTCAAAGATATTATCAAAATTGGACGTACCCATCTTCAGGATGCAACGCCAATTACACTCGGTCAGGAGATCAGCGGCTGGGAAGCGATGCTTGATAAGAGTGAACGCATGATCCGGGATAGTGTGAATTATATGAAAGAACTCGCAATTGGTGGCACAGCTGTAGGAACCGGAATTAATGCACATCCTGACTTTGGTGATTATACAGCCAAGGAAATTGGCAAGCACACTGGCAAAGATTTTGTATCCGCACCCAACAAATTCCACGCGCTTACAAGTCATGATGAAGTAGTCTATGCCCACGGTGCAGTTAAAGCGCTTGCAGCTGACTTGATGAAAATTGCCAATGATGTTCGCTGGCTGGCTAGTGGTCCACGCAGTGGTCTAGGAGAGATTCGTATTCCAGAGAATGAACCGGGCAGCTCCATTATGCCAGGTAAAGTGAATCCAACCCAGAGCGAGGCGATGACCATGGTGGTTACGCAAGTCATGGGGAACGATGCGGCGATTGGCTTCGCGGCAAGTCAGGGTAACTTCGAGTTGAATGTGTTCAAACCAGTTATTATCTATAACTTCCTGCAATCTGTTCAGCTCCTTGCTGATTCCATCGTTGCATTTAACGATAAATGTGCGGTGGGCATTGAGCCTAACCTCGGCCAGATTGAACACAATTTGAATAACTCGCTTATGTTGGTTACCGCTCTTAATCCGCATATCGGTTATGAGAATGCAGCCAAAATTGCCAAGCTTGCGCATAAGGAAGGACTGTCTCTGAAGGAAGCAACATTGCAGACAGGTTTGCTTACGGAAGAACAATTCGATCAGTATGTTGATCCAGCGAAAATGATTGCCCCGAAAGCTTAA
- a CDS encoding aldose 1-epimerase produces MTQQNAAFEEQFGGIPAVWLRFNQFEAAVIPSVGANLVAFRDTEQGFRYLREPDLEHMDEFMAAPAVYGIPILSPPNRYEDGRFPWNGEVYQLPVNEPATGNHLHGFLHDAEWKVVGYGSDELESYVVLSQEVKEGHEFYKYLPFTFTVTLRYSLSSLGLQQQLNVRNHGKERMPNLFAFHTAISVPFAPESQASDYTAKITIGQRRELNERSLPTGQFQPLTPEEEQLKGEGVNPFFAAMDNHYTAEPQNGRNYMELTDHRTGDKLVYDVGTSYKHWMIWNNNMAGGFFCPEPQMNLVNAPNVQGIPAEEIGLIGLEPGELFEQASRLYPIKAQK; encoded by the coding sequence ATGACACAGCAAAATGCAGCTTTCGAAGAACAATTTGGAGGTATACCAGCCGTCTGGCTTCGTTTTAATCAATTCGAAGCGGCTGTTATTCCGAGCGTGGGTGCCAACCTTGTCGCTTTTCGTGATACAGAGCAGGGATTCCGTTATTTGCGTGAGCCGGACCTGGAACATATGGACGAATTTATGGCTGCACCTGCCGTATACGGTATTCCGATTCTTTCCCCACCGAATCGCTATGAGGATGGTCGCTTCCCCTGGAACGGTGAAGTCTATCAACTTCCTGTAAACGAACCAGCTACAGGCAACCACCTGCATGGATTCCTGCATGATGCCGAGTGGAAGGTTGTGGGCTACGGATCTGACGAGCTGGAGAGTTATGTTGTGCTCAGTCAGGAAGTGAAAGAAGGACATGAGTTCTATAAGTACCTGCCATTCACCTTCACAGTGACGCTCCGTTATTCACTGAGTAGTCTGGGACTTCAGCAGCAATTGAATGTCCGCAATCACGGGAAAGAACGTATGCCGAATTTGTTCGCATTCCATACAGCCATTAGCGTTCCTTTTGCACCGGAAAGCCAGGCATCTGATTACACGGCTAAAATAACGATTGGTCAGCGTCGTGAATTGAATGAACGTTCTTTGCCTACGGGACAATTTCAACCGCTTACACCAGAGGAAGAGCAATTAAAAGGTGAGGGCGTTAATCCGTTTTTTGCAGCCATGGACAACCACTACACGGCTGAACCGCAAAATGGTCGCAACTATATGGAGCTTACCGATCATCGTACCGGTGACAAGCTGGTATATGATGTCGGGACGTCTTACAAGCACTGGATGATCTGGAATAACAACATGGCTGGTGGGTTCTTCTGTCCTGAGCCTCAGATGAACCTGGTTAACGCTCCGAATGTACAAGGCATTCCTGCTGAAGAGATCGGTCTTATTGGTCTTGAGCCGGGCGAATTATTCGAGCAAGCCAGCCGTCTTTATCCGATCAAAGCGCAAAAATAA
- a CDS encoding MBL fold metallo-hydrolase: MASDNLITAGMTGLEEVAHDILSLRTLFVNVVFIGEPGSRNWVLVDTGMASFTDQILHVATERFPGPPSAIILTHGHFDHVGTVIELEQFWGVPVYAHLLELPYLTGVKDYPPADPAVGGGLMARLSFVYPNEAINLDDRIFSLPDDHSIPGVSGWEWLHTPGHTPGHVSLFRKEDRILIAGDAIVTVKQESLWSVLLQDKQLHGPPAYFTTDWQAAHRSVQHIRRLEPMVAVTGHGHSLTGEMLRDSLERLDLDFEESAIPDHGKYVD; encoded by the coding sequence ATGGCATCTGACAATCTGATTACAGCAGGAATGACGGGACTTGAAGAAGTCGCGCACGATATCCTCAGTCTGCGTACACTGTTCGTTAATGTTGTGTTCATCGGGGAGCCTGGAAGCAGGAACTGGGTGCTCGTGGACACTGGAATGGCGAGTTTCACTGATCAGATTCTTCATGTTGCAACTGAACGCTTTCCTGGTCCACCGTCTGCGATTATTTTGACACATGGTCATTTTGATCATGTGGGGACCGTCATCGAACTGGAACAATTCTGGGGTGTCCCGGTGTACGCACACCTGCTGGAACTGCCTTATTTGACAGGTGTGAAGGATTACCCTCCGGCAGACCCTGCTGTAGGTGGCGGTTTGATGGCACGGCTGTCATTTGTTTATCCTAATGAAGCTATTAATCTGGATGATCGGATATTCAGTCTGCCGGATGATCATTCCATCCCAGGTGTTTCTGGCTGGGAATGGCTGCATACACCCGGTCACACACCGGGCCATGTGTCGCTATTTCGAAAAGAAGACCGTATTCTGATTGCGGGAGACGCCATCGTGACCGTGAAACAGGAATCACTCTGGAGTGTGCTGCTTCAGGACAAACAGTTACACGGTCCACCCGCATATTTCACGACGGATTGGCAAGCGGCCCATCGATCGGTTCAGCATATTCGAAGACTGGAGCCCATGGTTGCTGTTACCGGGCACGGACATTCCTTAACCGGAGAAATGCTGAGAGATTCGCTGGAGCGGCTCGATCTTGATTTTGAAGAGAGTGCCATCCCGGATCACGGCAAATATGTGGATTAA
- a CDS encoding aminopeptidase yields the protein MNHFETNLQQYAELAVKVGVNVHPGQTLVVNAPISAAHFVRLIVKAAYGTGAKLVKVNWSDEVITRLHYDLAPEESFSIEPKWFAGEMTELVEEGAAILHVIAENPDLLAGVPQERIVTSQKVRGKAMEKYRSYQMADKFSWSIVAVPSPEWAAKVFPDLPAEQQIDKLWDVIFKTVRIGEQDAVAEWKTHLLNLDSRADLLNEKKYKKLHYTAPGTDLTIELPEGHLWVSGGSINEQGHVFVANMPTEEVFTAPLKTGVNGTVRSTKPLSYGGNLIDGFSLTFENGRIVDYTAEQGLDSLKSLIEMDEGAHYLGEVALVPHQSPISDTNILFYNTLFDENASNHLAIGNAYAFCLEGGKTMSKDELISHGMNSSLTHVDFMIGSGEMNIHGVTSEGSEEPIFLQGNWAF from the coding sequence ATGAACCATTTTGAAACGAATTTACAACAATATGCCGAACTGGCAGTCAAAGTCGGTGTCAATGTGCATCCTGGGCAGACTCTCGTCGTGAATGCACCAATCTCGGCAGCGCATTTTGTACGCCTGATCGTTAAAGCCGCTTATGGCACAGGTGCCAAGCTGGTCAAAGTGAACTGGAGCGATGAGGTTATTACACGTCTTCACTATGATCTCGCACCAGAGGAATCCTTCTCCATTGAACCAAAATGGTTTGCAGGGGAAATGACTGAACTCGTAGAAGAAGGTGCCGCCATCCTGCATGTGATCGCAGAAAATCCAGACCTGCTGGCAGGCGTTCCTCAAGAACGGATCGTGACTAGTCAGAAAGTTCGCGGTAAAGCGATGGAGAAATATCGTTCCTATCAAATGGCAGACAAGTTCAGCTGGTCCATTGTGGCTGTTCCTTCCCCTGAATGGGCAGCCAAAGTATTCCCTGATCTCCCGGCAGAGCAGCAAATCGATAAATTGTGGGATGTCATCTTCAAAACCGTACGCATAGGTGAGCAGGATGCTGTCGCAGAATGGAAAACACATTTGCTGAATCTCGACTCCCGCGCAGATCTGCTTAACGAGAAGAAATACAAAAAGCTTCACTATACAGCCCCTGGCACAGACCTGACGATCGAGCTTCCTGAAGGCCATCTGTGGGTATCCGGTGGCAGCATCAATGAGCAGGGACATGTCTTCGTTGCCAATATGCCTACAGAGGAAGTGTTCACCGCTCCATTGAAAACCGGAGTTAACGGCACAGTTCGCAGCACCAAGCCACTGAGTTATGGTGGCAACCTGATCGACGGCTTCTCCCTCACTTTCGAAAATGGTCGAATTGTCGATTATACTGCTGAACAAGGACTTGATTCATTGAAAAGCTTGATCGAAATGGATGAAGGCGCACATTATCTGGGCGAGGTAGCTCTCGTTCCACATCAATCACCGATTTCGGATACGAATATTTTGTTCTATAACACGCTATTTGATGAAAATGCATCCAACCATTTGGCTATCGGTAACGCCTATGCCTTCTGTCTGGAAGGTGGCAAAACGATGTCCAAGGATGAATTGATCAGCCATGGCATGAACTCCAGTCTCACTCATGTGGATTTCATGATTGGATCAGGAGAAATGAACATTCACGGTGTCACTTCCGAAGGTAGCGAAGAGCCAATCTTCCTGCAAGGCAACTGGGCTTTCTAA
- a CDS encoding aminopeptidase: protein MLSFEQKLDRYAELAVKVGANVQPGQIFVISAMIDTAEFVRLLVRKGYEAGAKKVIVKYGDETVNRLRFEMAPEDSFQNPPKWHAAELEELAANNAAFLTVLSSSPDLLKGIDPERISTHQRTYGQAMSKYRQYQQADKMSWTGVACPSPDWAAKVFPDLPPAEQMKQLWEAIFAAVRADLEDPVAAWEQHIERLEHKAVAMNSKKYKALHFVSPGTDLTVELPEGHIWAQAGSINEQGTRFVANIPTEEVFTAPAKYGVNGKVSSTKPLSYGGSIIDRFSLTFENGRIIDFHAEEGQDTLERLINMDEGSHYLGEVALVPFHSPISESGILYYTTLYDENASCHLAIGSSYAFNIDGGKTMSTEELAARGMNSSITHVDFMMGSPETNIYGVTANGEREAIFLNGDWAF from the coding sequence ATGTTGAGTTTTGAACAAAAACTGGATCGTTATGCTGAACTGGCTGTAAAAGTCGGAGCCAACGTTCAGCCCGGACAAATCTTCGTGATCAGCGCGATGATTGATACAGCTGAATTCGTGCGTTTGTTGGTGCGCAAAGGCTATGAGGCCGGAGCAAAGAAAGTTATCGTCAAATATGGAGACGAAACTGTCAATCGGCTGCGATTTGAAATGGCGCCTGAGGACTCCTTCCAAAACCCGCCGAAATGGCATGCCGCTGAACTTGAGGAGCTGGCAGCGAACAATGCTGCGTTCCTGACCGTATTGTCATCCAGTCCAGACCTGTTGAAAGGCATCGATCCAGAACGCATTTCCACTCACCAGCGTACATATGGTCAGGCGATGTCCAAATATCGCCAGTACCAGCAGGCCGACAAAATGAGCTGGACAGGAGTAGCCTGTCCTTCGCCGGATTGGGCCGCCAAAGTTTTCCCTGACCTTCCCCCTGCCGAGCAGATGAAACAGCTCTGGGAAGCCATTTTTGCTGCTGTAAGAGCTGATCTGGAAGATCCTGTAGCGGCTTGGGAGCAGCATATCGAGCGTTTGGAGCACAAAGCCGTTGCCATGAACAGCAAAAAGTATAAAGCTCTGCATTTTGTCTCACCGGGAACCGACCTTACCGTTGAGCTTCCTGAAGGGCACATTTGGGCGCAAGCGGGCAGCATTAACGAACAAGGCACTCGTTTTGTGGCCAACATTCCGACAGAGGAAGTGTTCACCGCACCTGCTAAATACGGGGTGAACGGCAAAGTGTCCAGTACTAAACCGCTCAGTTATGGCGGAAGTATCATTGACCGCTTCTCTCTTACGTTTGAGAACGGACGCATCATTGATTTCCATGCCGAAGAAGGACAGGATACACTAGAAAGACTCATCAATATGGACGAAGGCTCGCATTATCTCGGCGAAGTCGCTTTGGTGCCCTTCCATTCTCCAATCTCGGAAAGTGGTATTCTCTATTACACAACGCTTTATGATGAGAATGCTTCATGTCACCTCGCTATCGGTAGTTCCTATGCATTCAATATTGATGGTGGCAAAACCATGTCAACCGAGGAGCTTGCAGCTCGCGGCATGAACTCCAGCATTACTCACGTAGACTTCATGATGGGTTCGCCGGAAACGAACATTTACGGCGTGACAGCGAATGGCGAGCGTGAAGCTATCTTCCTGAACGGCGACTGGGCATTCTAA
- a CDS encoding RNA polymerase sigma factor, translating into MANRLQLLLASDFHNLSPQLQEEVYYEYYNMVHGLIVYIIKERAAAEDIIQEAFIKIIKNKPLFDNEVKLKAWLKVVTRNTAINYLRKNKNNRNQLDTDSVFIDMETINQTAASVESTVETQMMQESIEFYLEQLKPEYRVLVELRWKEGLSYREMADLLDTSEEIVKQRLFRARGSIKKKLHKEWGGSIEQRQVR; encoded by the coding sequence ATGGCCAATCGGCTCCAATTACTCTTAGCCTCAGATTTCCATAATTTGAGCCCTCAGCTTCAAGAAGAAGTGTACTACGAATATTATAATATGGTACATGGTCTCATCGTTTACATCATCAAAGAACGTGCTGCAGCAGAAGATATCATTCAGGAAGCTTTTATCAAAATCATTAAAAACAAACCTCTCTTCGACAACGAAGTCAAATTGAAAGCATGGCTGAAGGTTGTCACACGAAATACCGCCATTAATTATCTTAGAAAAAATAAAAATAACCGTAACCAACTGGATACGGATAGTGTTTTTATAGATATGGAGACAATTAATCAGACGGCAGCTTCGGTGGAGAGCACGGTGGAGACTCAAATGATGCAGGAATCCATCGAGTTCTATCTGGAGCAGCTTAAGCCGGAATACCGTGTACTCGTGGAGCTGCGCTGGAAAGAGGGTCTTTCCTATCGGGAAATGGCTGATCTGCTTGATACATCCGAAGAAATTGTGAAGCAACGTTTGTTCAGAGCCCGCGGAAGTATCAAAAAGAAATTACATAAGGAATGGGGTGGAAGCATTGAGCAAAGGCAAGTCCGATAA
- a CDS encoding ABC transporter ATP-binding protein: MSEPLLEIEHLKTYFPVRKGLLNRTVAHVKAVDDISITIHEGETFGLVGESGSGKSTVGRTIVRLTEKTEGQIRFQGVDLHHLSMQEVRKIRPQLQLIFQDPYSSLNPRIRIGDAIGEAVLDHGLATASEVRDLVKEVLGACGLSSYHIDRFPHEFSGGQRQRIGIARALILNPKLIIADEPVSALDVSIQAQIINLFRRLQQERGLAYLFISHDLSVVEHLCDRIGVMYLGSMVETASRDELFGNPLHPYTKALLSAVPVPIPKLKRERIVLKGDIPSPVNPPTGCKFHTRCPWAEDICKQQIPAYRNVGADHFVACHLV; the protein is encoded by the coding sequence ATGTCTGAACCTCTATTGGAAATCGAACATCTCAAAACCTATTTTCCAGTGCGCAAAGGCTTATTGAATCGTACAGTAGCCCATGTGAAAGCGGTTGATGATATCAGCATCACGATTCATGAAGGCGAGACGTTTGGATTAGTCGGGGAATCCGGAAGTGGCAAGAGCACCGTTGGAAGAACGATCGTGCGCTTAACGGAAAAAACGGAAGGACAGATTCGTTTTCAAGGTGTTGACTTGCATCATTTGTCTATGCAGGAAGTGCGGAAGATTCGTCCGCAGCTTCAACTGATTTTTCAGGACCCCTACAGTTCACTAAATCCGCGCATACGTATTGGTGATGCGATCGGAGAGGCTGTATTGGATCACGGATTGGCGACCGCAAGCGAGGTGCGTGATCTTGTTAAGGAAGTACTCGGAGCCTGCGGATTGTCATCTTATCATATTGACCGTTTTCCCCATGAGTTCTCTGGCGGACAGCGACAGCGGATCGGGATTGCAAGAGCTTTGATCTTAAATCCCAAACTGATTATCGCAGATGAACCGGTATCAGCACTGGACGTGTCCATTCAGGCTCAGATTATCAACCTGTTCAGACGGCTTCAGCAAGAGCGCGGCCTTGCTTACCTGTTTATTTCGCATGATTTGAGTGTGGTGGAACATCTGTGTGATCGCATTGGAGTAATGTATCTGGGCTCCATGGTCGAGACGGCCTCCAGAGATGAGTTGTTCGGCAATCCACTGCACCCGTATACAAAAGCTTTGCTATCCGCTGTACCTGTGCCGATTCCCAAATTGAAACGGGAACGAATTGTGCTTAAAGGGGATATCCCAAGTCCAGTGAATCCGCCAACTGGCTGCAAATTCCATACACGTTGTCCATGGGCAGAAGATATCTGCAAGCAGCAAATTCCAGCGTATCGGAACGTTGGAGCGGATCATTTTGTAGCCTGTCATTTGGTCTGA